From one Planococcus citri chromosome 3, ihPlaCitr1.1, whole genome shotgun sequence genomic stretch:
- the LOC135838347 gene encoding uncharacterized protein LOC135838347, translated as MPHVKQVHSLYFQCLNCIFESLYEVVSNGVDSKTLERMRKHFVTNLHGGIREHILKLAVLKDKNRIHVLLQLINLLIDSSVGYLCPVSGTGYLLADHYSTLIHHLRNRECTGLKSLYIKVGHDRPKNKEEEIISKANKLFYSLLVKGLAKNLTVLVLETCCDNEILKLLGQNCMHLTKLNVTNSWSVNDNGCKYLCLKDPDCIPDIVEGDTHTPQLLLNMMSMKPETLNQCCFTLCDIRIQDTNTSDIAVLMLLIFIRNLKTLGGFIYFRSVGDNIVYLSRLAQEKLKLNLTELWDTHLTDSKLQHLSAVLPNLSSIYTRCMHLQLVTRFSKLSEIIIDFDFNHYEDVFFNFLASSGKQLRTITLKDQAGYIDLPKILESCPNLIEINCAVKMDSAAKSIQALRLIKANIKTTEIDVVEWIFDHTPNLEHFEVELNYHREFFTNYTVVFDNGWLKDLIERKPQSLNSLKYFILNSSESRTFKQKTVLKFILECQKLKHVGDFHTWAVPIKGLNGLRSALKDRNLDVNILYKSDLVPYITMQNIKEFNALKDPYKSYKML; from the exons ATGCCTCACGTGAAACAAGTTCACTCGTTGTATTTCCAATGTTTAAATTGTATCTTCGAAAGTCTCTACGAAGTGGTTTCAAATGGCGTGGATTCAAAAACACTCGAACGTATGAGAAAACACTTTGTCACAAATCTTCATGGAGGAATTAGagaacatattttaaaattagctGTGCTCAAAGACAA AAATCGTATCCACGTTCTACTTCAGTTAATCAACTTATTAATTGACTCCAGTGTTGGGTATCTGTGTCCAGTTTCTGGAACCGGTTATCTGTTAGCTGATCATTATTCAACTCTAATACATCATCTAAGAAATAGAGAATGTACAGGATTGAAATCTTTATATATCAAG GTTGGACACGATCGTCCAAAAaacaaagaagaagaaatcattTCGAAagcgaataaattattttattctttattaGTAAAAGGATTAGCGAAAAATTTGACCGTATTAGTCTTAGAAACATGCTGCGATAACGAAATACTCAAATTATTAGGACAAAATTGTATGCATTTGACAAAACTCAACGTCACTAATTCGTGGTCCGTTAACGATAACGGATGTAAATATTTATGTCTTAAG GATCCAGATTGTATTCCGGATATCGTTGAAGGAGATACACATACACCTCAACTCTTGCTGAATATGATGTCGATGAAACCGGAGACTCTAAACCAGTGTTGTTTTACATTATGCGATATCAGAATACAGGATACGAATACTTCGGATATCGCTGTATTAATGCTattaattttcattagaaatttaaaaaccttgggaggttttatttattttag GAGTGTCGGCGATAATATTGTATATTTGTCTCGATTAGCTCAAGAGAAACTAAAATTAAATCTAACCGAATTGTGGGATACGCATTTAACGGATTCTAAACTTCAGCATTTATCAGCTGTGTTGCCTAATTTATCTTCGATTTATACCAGATGCATGCATTTACAGTTGGTTACAAGATTCTCTAAATTAAGCGAGATAATcatcgattttgattttaatcattacgaagatgtattttttaatttcctcgCGTCGAGCGGAAAACAACTGAGAACAATTACGTTAAAAGATCAG gcGGGATATATTGATCTTCCTAAAATATTAGAATCATGCCCAAATTTAATCGAAATTAATTGCGCAGTTAAAATGGACAGTGCTGCGAAAAGTATTCAGGCTCTGCGTTTGATCAAAGCCAATATTAAAACCACCGAAATCGATGTAGTGGAATGGATATTTGATCATACACCAAATTTGGAGCATTTTGAG GTCGAACTAAATTATCACAGAGAATTCTTTACTAATTACACTGTAGTATTTGATAATGGTTGGTTGAAAGATTTGATAGAAAGAAAACCACAATCTTTGAATTCGTTAAAATATTTCATACTGAATAGTTCTGAATCTCGAACT TTCAAGcagaaaacagttttaaaattcatcttggagtgccaaaaattgaaacacgtCGGAGATTTTCATACGTGGGCTGTTCCAATAAAAGGGTTGAATGGATTACGATCCGCTTTGAAAGATAGGAACCTTGATGTGAATATTCTTTATAAAAGTGATCTCGTGCCTTATATCACAATGCAAAATATAAAAG AATTCAATGCTCTCAAGGATCCGTATAAATCGTACAAAATGCTATGA
- the LOC135840517 gene encoding uncharacterized protein LOC135840517, which produces MNFIIKFFAFVICFLINLVYVNLLEVDVQISENVEAGGNATLRCLFNCDVKEIVTLKWYRGNREFYRYMPSTYPSVSVFPFTVGGIDVDLRNSNATQVTLRNVSELLSGQFTCEVTAGQNLTTVSAYSTLHVYDHAVYAKPIIKYDVARQQISCSGIQVRHPVKRFSTVFYVDNDKISQSNVTYDNNSTVILNTQSLLDWNNGKSKVIRCEVDLPGTTPTSSDEVIVQTDTSDTIAVLPSTVFIFIGCILRNSFSLF; this is translated from the exons atgaattttattattaaattctTCGCGTTTGTAATATGTTTCCTAATCAActtag TCTATGTGAATTTATTGGAAGTGGATGTGCAAATTTCCGAGAATGTGGAAGCTGGAGGAAATGCAACATTACGTTGCCTATTCAACTGCGACGTCAAAGAGATTGTTACCCTGAAATGGTACCGAGGCAATCGTGAATTTTATCGATATATGCCCAGTACTTACCCATCAGTTAGTGTGTTTCCTTTTACGGTCGGTGGAATAGACGTAGAC cTACGAAATTCCAATGCTACTCAAGTAACTCTACGTAACGTATCCGAACTTTTATCCGGCCAATTTACTTGCGAAGTTACCGCCGGACAAAATTTAACAACTGTGTCCGCTTACTCGACTTTGCACGTTTATG ATCATGCAGTATATGCGAAACCGATAATCAAATACGATGTTGCTCGACAACAGATATCTTGTTCCGGTATCCAAGTTCGCCATCCGGTTAAGAGATTCTCGACTGTATTTTACGTTGATAACGAtaaa ATTAGCCAAAGCAATGTTACATATGATAATAATAGCACGGTAATATTAAATACGCAAAGTTTATTAGACTGGAACAATGGAAAATCAAAAGTGATTCGATGCGAAGTAGATTTACCAGGAACTACTCCAACCAGTAGTGATGAAGTAATCGTGCAGActgatacga gtGATACCATTGCTGTACTACCGTCcacagtttttattttcattgggTGTATTTTAAGAAATTCATTCAGCTTATTTTAA
- the LOC135839620 gene encoding uncharacterized protein LOC135839620 gives MKLSNCIVLAYSICISTNVVFVKSENNTSDHNISSNATFEKGKNDTNILTNQDATDYHIELHPFISKMLQDSFLKEFSLIMKNKNEEIRSLNEQIVEKDKIIQQFQPSTSTKTTNGSPPLNHLESWALKDFVKKRLRNVFEKELNDIIKEKNCQIYLLTELLKEKENTVALQRRVRQNPKIATYGPMGIGEPSWEI, from the exons atgaaattatcaaattgtaTTGTTTTAGCTTACAGTATTTGCATTTCAACGAATGTTGTTtttg TCAAGAGTGAAAATAACACGAGTGATCACAATATTTCATCTAATGCAACTTTTG aaaaaggcaaaaatgaCACGAATATTCTTACTAATCAAGATGCCACTGACTATCATATc GAATTGCATCCGTTCATATCTAAAATGTTGcaagattcatttttgaaagagttcAGCTTGATTATGAAGAATAAAAACGAAGAAATTCGATCTTTGAACGAACAAATTGTAGAAAAggataaaataattcaacaatttcaacCTTCTACTTCTACAAAAACTACGAATGGTTCGCCTCCTTTGAATCATTTAGAATCTTGG GCTTTGAAagatttcgtgaaaaaaagaTTGAGAAATGTTTTCGAAAAGGAACTCAACGatattatcaaagaaaaaaactgtcaaatttATCTGCTGACGGAATTGctcaaagaaaaagaaaataccgTAGCATTACAAAGGCGCGTACGACAAAATCCAAAGATAGCTACTTACGGCCCTATGGGAATAGGCGAACCATCATGGGAAATTTGA
- the Slu7 gene encoding pre-mRNA-splicing factor Slu7, producing the protein MASFHKNVIVSEVIKSKSEIAEDEPKKKSREDWRKAKELEEARKAGTAPAAVDEEGKDINPHIPQYISSTPWYYGSRGPTLKHQRIQPDNVPQYAGIDEWYKRGVNEESKAKKWRKGACENCGAMTHKRKDCMERPRARPARFTNSQIAPDEFVQPVLNQSYDGKRDRWAGYDPSQHKTIVEHYQKIEEAKRQLRAEKLSKETKEGENNEEEEVDDEEEDEDKYVDDFDMPGTKVDSKQRITVRNLRIREDTAKYLRNLDLGSAFYDPKTRSMRDNPHINKDPEEVDYAGENFVRFTGDTQKHATAQLFAWEAFEKGVDVHLLAEPTKLELLKKEYEEKKNEFKHRVQEKVLEKYGGEEHLKVPPKELLLAQTEEYREYTRYGKLVKGEEKLKVVSRYEEDVHPLNHTSVWGSFWSNGEWGYKCCHSLIKNSYCTGEAGKNAPAITTDPSSSAFSKKETKPSSESSSSSSSGSSSSSSSSSSDSEEDTSKKKKKKKQKKMKKKKTKESKEGIDDKKLKTALLKEEKSKYTEIDDRKRKYNSMYEVKKPSEEEMEAYYMKRSRDFDPMA; encoded by the exons ATGGCATCATTCCATAAAAACGTGATTGTTTCCGAAGTTATCaaatcaaaatcagaaataGCTGAAGATGAACCTAAGAAAAAATCTCGCGAAGATTGGAGAAAAGCTAAAGAATTAGAGGAAGCTCGTAAG GCGGGTACAGCTCCAGCTGCCGTCGATGAAGAAGGAAAAGACATCAATCCACATATTCCACAGTATATATCGTCTACTCCATGGTATTATGGTTCCAGAGGACCAACGCTTAAACATCAACGTATTCAACCCGACAATGTACCCCAATACGCTGGTATCGATGAATGGTACAAACGTGGCGTTAATGAA GAGTCCAAAGCTAAGAAATGGCGCAAAGGTGCGTGTGAAAATTGCGGTGCAATGACGCATAAACGTAAAGACTGTATGGAAAGACCTCGAGCTAGACCAGCCAGATTCACCAATTCTCAAATCGCTCCTGACGAATTCGTCCAACCTGTATTGAATCAAAGTTATGATGGAAAACGAGATCGTTGGGCTGGTTACGATCCATCTCAACATAAAACCATCGTCGAACATTATCAAAAGATAGAAGAAGCCAAACGACAACTCAGAGCTGAAAAATTAAGTAAAGAAACTAAAGAA GGTGAAAATAACGAAGAAGAGGAGGTtgacgatgaagaagaagatGAAGATAAATATGTAGATGATTTCGATATGCCTGGTACGAAAGTAGACAGTAAACAGCGAATTACCGTTCGTAACTTGAGAATACGAGAAGATACGGCGAAATATCTCCGTAATCTGGACCTCGGTTCTGCCTTTTATGATCCTAAGACGAGATCTATGAGAGATAATCCTCATATTAACAAAGATCCCGAAGA AGTGGACTACGCTGGCGAAAATTTTGTCCGTTTTACCGGAGATACTCAGAAACACGCAACCGCTCAACTATTCGCTTGGGAAgcttttgaaaaaggtgtcgaTGTACATTTACTAGCTGAACCAACCAAATTGGAACTTCTCAAAAAAGAatacgaagaaaagaaaaacgaatttaAGCACCGAGTACAAGAAAAGGTCCTAGAAAAATATGGTGGTGAAGAACATTTGAAAGTTCCACCGAAAGAACTGTTGTTAGCGCAAACCGAAGAATACAGAGAGTATACCAGATACGGGAAATTAGTGAAA GGAGAAGAAAAACTTAAAGTTGTCTCGAGATACGAAGAAGATGTTCATCCTCTTAACCACACATCTGTCTGGGGCTCATTTTGGTCAAATGGTGAATGGGGATACAAATGTTGCCACAGCCTTATTAAAAATTCGTACTGCACTGGAGAAGCTGGTAAAAATGCTCCCGCCATTACTACCGATCCGTCTTCTTctgctttttcgaaaaaagaaacgaaGCCGTCTAGCgaatcgtcatcgtcgtcttcTTCGGGTTCTTCAtcatcttcgtcgtcgtcttcatcTGAT TCTGAAGAAGATACAagtaaaaagaagaagaagaagaagcagaagaaaatgaagaaaaagaaaacgaaagaaTCTAAAGAAGGAATTGatgataagaaattgaaaacg gCCTTGCTGAAAGAAGAAAAGTCGAAGTATACAGAAATTGATGACCGTAAACGAAAATACAACAGTATGTACGAAGTGAAGAAACCTTCGGAAGAAGAAATGGAAGCTTATTACATGAAAAGAAGTAGGGATTTCGATCCCATGGCTTAA
- the Vps45 gene encoding vacuolar protein sorting-associated protein 45, which produces MNVITAVKNYISMMTEDSGPGMKVLLMDKETTSIVSMVYSQSEILQREIYLFERIDMIANSETMKHLKCIVFLRPTRENITLLSRELRSPRYGVYYIYMSNIIAKADVKVLAENDEQEVVRELQEFYADYLAVSPHLFSFNIPVCVQGNSWDPVQLQRCTQGLIAVLLSLEKVPVIRYQGFSELARRLAERVNDVVHKEDRLFSLRNEVPTVLLILDRREDPITPLLTQWTYQAMVHELFTINNNRVDLRHVEGISKELQEVLLSPLQDEFYAQNMFKNYGEIGQTIKGLMDEYQVKAKSHQKLESIGDMKNFIENYPQFKKMSGTVAKHVTIVGELSNAVAKHHLLEVSEIEQQITCQNQHAQQLQKIKTILSAGKIRHEEAAKLVMLYALRYGTHPNNHINGLLTMLSNELGVSQRWIQLIHKVIEYGSKQSHLNDNFGTQEAVIQITKRIFKDLQGVENIYTQHTPLLKETVEDLLRGKLKENNFPFLNSFDIPNTRPSDVIVFIVGGTTYEESLAIHQLNCTFPNARIILGGSMIHNSTSFLKEVESAIVDTSQSSSTSRSHILRNIKRS; this is translated from the exons ATGAACGTGATTACAGCTGTCAAGAATTACATATCGATGATGACCGAAGACAGTGGACCCGGCATGAAAGTACTTTTAATGGATAAAGAAACT ACCAGTATCGTCAGCATGGTTTACAGCCAGtctgaaattttacaaagaGAAATATATTTATTCGAGAGGATCGACATGATAGCAAATAGTGAAACGATGAAACATCTCAAATGCATCGTGTTTCTTCGACCGACTCGAGAAAATATTACGTTATTGTCCAGGGAGCTACGAAGTCCTCGTTACGGAGTGTATTATATAT ATATGAGTAATATAATCGCCAAAGCTGATGTTAAAGTTTTAGCTGAAAACGACGAACAAGAGGTTGTCCGAGAATTACAGGAGTTTTACGCTGATTATTTAGCTGTTTCGccacatttattttcattcaacataCCAGTTTGCGTACAAG GTAACAGCTGGGATCCTGTTCAGCTTCAACGTTGCACCCAAGGATTAATAGCTGTTCTATTATCGTTGGAAAAAGTACCTGTTATTCGTTATCAAGGGTTTTCCGAACTAGCACGAAGATTAGCGGAAAGAGTTAAT GACGTAGTTCATAAAGAAGACCGTCTTTTTAGTTTGAGAAATGAAGTCCCTACCGTCCTACTGATTCTAGACAGACGCGAAGATCCTATTACTCCTTTACTTACGCAG TGGACTTATCAAGCAATGGTTCACGAACTTTTTACCATCAATAATAACCGAGTGGATTTACGCCACGTTGAAGGCATATCGAAAGAATTACAAGAAGTTCTATTATCGCCCTTACAAGATGAATTTTATGCACAA aatatgtttaaaaattacgGAGAAATAGGCCAAACCATTAAAGGTCTAATGGACGAATATCAAGTGAAagcaaaaagtcaccaaaagcTAGAAAGTATCGgagatatgaaaaatttcatcgaaaattatcCCCAGTTCAAG AAAATGTCCGGTACCGTAGCAAAACACGTTACTATTGTCGGTGAATTATCAAACGCCGTAGCGAAACATCATCTATTAGAAGTTTCCGAAATAGAACAACAAATCACGTGTCAAAATCAACACGCGCAGCAATTACAA AAAATCAAGACGATATTGTCCGCTGGTAAAATTCGTCATGAAGAAGCTGCCAAATTGGTCATGTTATACGCATTAAGGTACGGAACACATCCAAATAACCATATCAATGGTTTATTAACCATGTTATCTAATGAATTGGGAGTTTCCCAGCGTTGGATTCAG TTGATTCATAAAGTTATCGAATATGGTAGTAAACAATCCCATCTGAATGATAATTTTGGCACACAAGAAGCAGTTATACAAATTACCAAACGGATTTTTAAA GATCTACAAggcgttgaaaatatttacactCAGCATACTCCATTACTGAAAGAAACGGTCGAAGATCTTCTCAGAGGAAAGCTGAAAGAgaacaattttccatttcttaaTTCATTTGACATTCCTAACACTAg accGTCTGATGTTATAGTGTTTATTGTTGGTGGCACTACGTACGAAGAATCTTTAGCAATACACCAGTTAAATTGTACATTCCCTAACGCTAGAATAATTCTGGGTGGATCAATGATACATAactcgacttcatttttgaaagaagtagAATCGGCCATCGTCGATACTTCGCAATCTAGTTCTACGAGTAGATCTCATATTCTTCGTAACATAAAGCGTTCCTAA
- the Aasdh gene encoding beta-alanine-activating enzyme, which produces MNNHTLNKFFHDTCEQFGDKQCILSVSERSQISISYGQTKTLIVEILELLKKCGIPQQKNQFIGITGRGLSIEMIALLIGIMDTENAFVFLDISSSKLPEVINRLNIKWIIGEKHLMEKSNSYTSFKFVETFKILEKDYCIYKSTCDNELSNTECKFAFAVMSSGSTGEPKIIKVPHDSIVPNIQDLKNIYETVPEDVIYSTTPLTFDPCIVDIFLAFYTGASILLPSREHRFDSTFLSDIFTRVSIWYTTPSLFMKCFPKNMERNNLRILILGGEQFPSLNYQMWPCLRNLKIFNIYGITEVSCWASIHLVEDLSRPVPLGTVLSDTIFQLRSEGGENSNSVGELFIGSRRRKCVVNDDFDVLTQEILFRPTGDLVKIMNEEYYYIGRKDRRVKLYGHIVDLSEIEAVISRKNDIERCCCIFIQEENKIVAFVELRSENYDLNELETFLRAKLSSVMIPTNIYVAKIPINNHGKICEKSCHELYSAMKTKIKNFSSGFESLWKKFTTKGTVIDHDRGFLDSGGNSVLALQFTTTLASLCPVPEDFIAFLLSNKSYLDCLKLIENRSYAQVKNTFTGTHQVATKRVDPLEESSSMKKLKTSNNSEFVRIKGKNFPENLPYPENIIRSLTDLKLSWKYDLEKCVDASPTLVVFENDVFVICGSHSGQLAMIDVPSGNSNLKIRLPDRIESSASISDCGKFLFIGCYDKKLYCIDIKKNSIQWSYETNDIIKSTPILFKNRVYFGSYDHNFYCLSSETGSLMWKQDIDKSSIYATPIVTDEYIIIATLGGTVAALNHTGTIKHSASYGKPFFSNPLKLPTEEEFIVIDVTGVMRLIKLNTGYKIWEHRINGNVFSSIAIVDYSSNCKITFGCYDKNVYCFEIFDESLSLTWKKELEANIYSTPFAFENSQPETSPWQYRYLAVTCITGSVHVIEAENGNCIISFDTFGPIFSSPVVHDSYLIVGCRDNYLYCFKFDE; this is translated from the exons ATGAATAATCACACCTTGAATAAGTTTTTCCACGATACTTGCGAACAGTTTGGAGACAAACAATGCATTCTTAGTGTTTCTGAACGTTCGCAAATCTCCATCAGTTATGGTCAGACGAAAACTCTTATCGTAGAAATTCttgaattgctgaaaaaatgtgGAATTCCGCAGCAAAAGAATCAGTTCATCGGTATTACTGGAAGGGGACTATCTATCGAGATGATCGCTCTTTTAATAGG aatcatgGATACAGAGAATGCATTTGTGTTTCTTGATATATCATCTTCAAAGCTACCGGAAGTAATAAATCGTTTGAACATTAAATGGATTATTGGCGAAAAACACTTAATGGAGAAATCAAACTCGTATACTTCGTTCAAATTCGTAGAAACGTTCAAGATTTTAGAAAAGGATTATTGTATTTATAAATCTACTTGTGATAATGAACTTTCAAATACAGAATGTAAATTTGCATTTGCTGTGATGTCATCTGGATCTACTGGTGAACCGAAAATCATCAAAGTTCCACATGATTCCATTGTTCCTAATATTCAAGATTTAAA AAACATTTATGAAACAGTACCTGAAGATGTAATATACTCAACCACTCCTTTAACATTTGATCCTTGTATTGTCGatatttttctagctttttatACCGGTGCTTCTATTTTGTTACCTTCTCGTGAACATCGATTCGATTCGACTTTTTTATCGGATATTTTCACTCGTGTTTCAATTTGGTACACTACTCCTTCGCTTTTTATGAAATGTTTTCCTAAAAACATGGAGCGAAACAATTTAAGAATTTTAATATTAGGTGGTGAACAGTTCCCTAGTTTGAATTATCAAATGTGGCCTTGTTTgcgaaacttgaaaatattcaatatttatGGCATCACTGAAGTATCTTGTTGGGCTTCGATTCACTTGGTCGAAGATTTGAGCAGACCTGTGCCTTTGGGAACTGTGTTATCTGATACGATTTTTCAGCTCAGATCTGAAGGAGGTGAAAATTCCAATTCTGTCGGTGAACTGTTCATTG gtaGTAGACGTAGAAAATGTGTGGTTAACGATGATTTCGATGTGCTTACCCAAGAAATACTTTTCAGACCTACTGGAGATTTAGTCAAG ATCATGAATGAAGAATATTATTATATCGGAAGGAAAGATCGTAGAGTTAAACTGTATGGACATATTGTGGATCTTTCAGAAATTGAGGCTGTGATTTCAAGAAAGAACGATATCGAACGTTGCTGTTGCATTTTCATCCAAGAGGAAAACAAAATCGTTGCATTTGTCGAGTTGAGAAGTGAAAATTATGACTTGAATGAATTGGAAACATTTCTTCGAGCTAAATTATCATCTGTTATGATACCTACTAATATTTATGTAGCCAAAATCCCCATAAACAATCATg gtaAGATTTGCGAAAAATCTTGTCATGAATTATATTCCGCtatgaaaacgaaaataaaaaatttctccagtGGATTTGAAAgcttatggaaaaaattcaccaccaaAGGCACAGTTATTGATCACGATCGAGGATTTCTCGACTCTGGTGGAAATTCCGTTCTTGCTTTACAATTTACAACCACATTAGCGAGCTTGTGTCCAGTTCCGGAAGATTTTATTGCCTTTTTATTATCAAATAAAAGTTATCTCGACTGTCTCAAGCTCATCGAGAACCGATCGTACGCGCAAGTGAAAAATACTTTTACCGGAACTCATCAAGTTGCAACCAAACGTGTCGATCCCCTGGAAGAGTCATCatcaatgaaaaaactgaaaacgtcTAATAACTCTGAATTCGTTCGaataaaaggtaaaaattttccagaaaatctcCCCTATCCTGAGAATATAATTCGTTCACTTACCGATTTAAAACTCAGCTGGAAATatgatttggaaaaatgtgttgaCGCGTCTCCTACTTtagtagtttttgaaaa TGacgtttttgtaatttgtgGTTCTCATTCTGGTCAGCTGGCGATGATAGATGTGCCATCGGGaaattctaatttgaaaatacgTTTACCAGATAGAATTGAATCATCTGCTTCAATTTCTGATTGCGGAAAGTTTCTATTCATCG GTTGCtacgataaaaaattatactgCATCGATATAAAGAAGAATTCTATCCAATGGTCATACGAAACAAACGACATAATCAAAAGTACtcctattttattcaaaaatcgagTATATTTTGGCTCATAcgatcataatttttactgcTTATCATCCGAG ACTGGTTCCCTGATGTGGAAACAAGATATAGATAAGTCTTCCATATACGCTACTCCAATCGTAACTGACGAATATATTATTATTGCTACATTAGGCGGAACGGTCGCAGCTTTAAACCACACTGGAACCATTAAACACAGCGCATCTTATGGGaagccatttttttctaatcctTTGAAATTACCCACCGAAGAAGAATTTATTGTCATCGATGTTACCGGAGTTATGCGTCTAATCAAATTAAACACTGGTTACAAA ATATGGGAGCATCGTATCAACGGAAATGTATTTTCATCTATTGCCATCGTGGATTATTCGTCTAATTGTAAAATCACTTTCGGATGCTACGATAAAAATGTTTActgttttgaaatattcgacGAATCTTTGAGTTTGACGTGGAAAAAAGAACTAGAAGCGAATATTTATTCTACTCCTTTCGCCTTTGAAAATTCCCAACCTGAAACTAGTCCTTGGCAGTATCGATATCTGGCAGTAACATGTATTACTGGTAGTGTCCATGTAATTGAAGCAGAAAACGGAAACTGTATAATTAGCTTTGATACTTTTGGACCTATATTTTCATCTCCTGTGGTTCACGATTCTTATCTGATTGTTGGATGTAGGGATAATTATCTGTACTGTTTTAAATTTGacgaatga